ACTCATTCACGCCGCTTGGGTCGATGAGCGGAGCGGTATTCCCAACGCGCTCGCGGCCACAAGCGACTGGTTCGTGGACGCCAGCCGCTTTTCGATCCAGTGGATTGCCGCCGTGCATGATTTGCTAACCGCGCTCGATCAGACGGAGCGCCCCACGCCATGCTGAGATGGTGCGCAAATTGCCAGCGCTTTCAGGGGGAGGCGGCCCCCTTCGACGATTTCAATCTCACGCATGGCATCTGCCCGACCTGCGCCCCCCTGGCGAAGCGGCTCACCGACGGCGACGTCGCGAGAATCGAGGTGATCAAGGCCATTCACGGGCGGCTGATGGAGGCCGGATGGCGCCGAGACCTTGCCACCGCCGCACGCATTCTCGAGGAGGCCAGAGGTGCAGGCATCCGGTCCGTCGATATGCTGCTGGCAACCGTGACGTCACTGTTGTATGAGGTCGGCGAGGCGTGGAAACGCGCGGCGATGACGGTGGAAGAAGAACATCGGTTCACGGCCTTCTGCGACGCGCTGTACGAACGAATCGCCGTCGTATCCGACGTTTCAGACGCGGATGCGCCATTTGCCGACGGGTGGACGGATGCCCTGCTGATGAACGCCCCCGGGAATCGCCACACGCTCGGCGCTCGGATTCTCGCGCTGTGGCTGACGAG
This portion of the Gemmatimonadota bacterium genome encodes:
- a CDS encoding cobalamin-dependent protein (Presence of a B(12) (cobalamin)-binding domain implies dependence on cobalamin itself, in one of its several forms, or in some unusual lineages, dependence on a cobalamin-like analog.): MLRWCANCQRFQGEAAPFDDFNLTHGICPTCAPLAKRLTDGDVARIEVIKAIHGRLMEAGWRRDLATAARILEEARGAGIRSVDMLLATVTSLLYEVGEAWKRAAMTVEEEHRFTAFCDALYERIAVVSDVSDADAPFADGWTDALLMNAPGNRHTLGARILALWLTSQGAHVTVVAPDTRLDVAMALITRRQPRMVMISMALAEQRDDVVRIVERIAALAVPSPPKIVVGGYAVKLGLVAPIPGVDLSVDLPTQWSIAQA